The Populus alba chromosome 4, ASM523922v2, whole genome shotgun sequence genome contains a region encoding:
- the LOC118039735 gene encoding uncharacterized protein, whose product MDSFNITNIKIEKVNAIKKHRKIQKIASLFRLIEIGLVLALISRFSIQLPVAVRNSSEYFKDLTVTLVSPRFVFVLGNVIVITLFAKSGQFSCQDSNGKNSSTDLYEEFVEKSEKSQGTHHYEAECREKQVTYAEHKVTEDNSTSLESKKYHRSQSERLNRPNSNKPCRELRRSATEGCRKSIDSDEELEKRPCPEDKMSNEEFRCTIEAFIARQKRFRIDEENSYVLE is encoded by the coding sequence ATGGATTCATTCAACATCACCAACATCAAGATTGAGAAGGTGAACGCAATCAAGAAGCATAGGAAGATTCAAAAGATTGCAAGTTTGTTCAGGCTAATAGAAATAGGCCTTGTTCTTGCCTTGATTTCCAGGTTTTCCATTCAACTCCCAGTTGCTGTCAGGAACTCCAGTGAGTATTTCAAGGACTTAACAGTCACCCTTGTAAGTCCTCGGTTCGTGTTCGTTCTTGGGAACGTGATAGTCATCACTCTCTTTGCAAAGTCAGGCCAGTTTTCGTGTCAAGATTCTAATGGAAAGAATTCAAGCACTGACCTTTATGAAGAGTTCGTTGAAAAGAGTGAAAAGAGCCAGGGAACTCATCATTATGAAGCTGAATGTAGAGAGAAACAGGTCACCTATGCTGAGCACAAAGTCACTGAGGATAATTCAACTTCTTTAGAAAGCAAGAAATATCACAGGAGTCAATCTGAGAGATTGAATAGGCCAAACAGTAACAAGCCTTGCCGGGAACTGAGGCGGTCAGCAACGGAGGGATGCAGGAAAAGCATCGATTCCGATGAGGAATTGGAGAAAAGGCCATGCCCTGAGGATAAAATGAGCAACGAGGAGTTTCGATGCACGATTGAGGCTTTCATTGCTAGGCAAAAGAGGTTTCGAATAGATGAAGAGAACTCTTATGTCTTAGAGTAA
- the LOC118039737 gene encoding glucose-1-phosphate adenylyltransferase large subunit 1 isoform X1 has translation MQCKISREDSQANEAILTTRVSITSRSLLFPPPDSPLVMDSCCVALRANTHVEKTSKGGFNNGDKEFWGERIRGSFNNSVWDNQFAKSLKVDKSVNKFKPGVAFAVLTSNNGKETVTLQPPRFGRRKADPKNVASIILGGGAGTQLFPLTRRAATPAVPVGGCYRLIDIPMSNCINSGINKIFVLTQFNSASLNRHLAHTYFGNGINFGDGFVEVLAATQTPGEAGMKWFQGTADAVRQFTWVFEDAKNRSIENILILSGDHLYRMDYMDFVQHHVDSNADITISCVAVGESRASDYGLVKIDSKGQISQFTEKPKGSELREMQVDTTHLGLSPQDALKSSYIASMGVYVFKTDILLKLLRWRYPTSNDFGSEIIPAAVMEHNVQAYIFKDYWEDIGTIKSFYEANLALAEEPPKFEFYDPKTPFYTSPGFLPPTKIDKCRIVDAIISHGCFLRECTVQHSVVGERSRLDYGVELKDTVMLGADHYQTEAEIASLLAEGKVPIGVGRNTKIRNCIIDKNAKIGKDVIITNKDGVQEADREEKGFYIRSGITIILEKATIEDGTVI, from the exons ATGCAATGCAAGATTTCTCGTGAGGATTCACAAGCCAATGAAGCCATATTAACCACCCGTGTCAGCATCACTTCACGTTCACTCCTATTTCCACCTCCTGATAGCCCACTTG TAATGGATTCTTGCTGTGTGGCTTTGAGGGCTAATACTCATGTGGAAAAAACTAGCAAAGGTGGTTTTAACAATGGAGATAAAGAGTTTTGGGGTGAAAGGATCAGAGGGAGTTTCAATAACAGTGTTTGGGACAATCAGTTTGCAAAAAGCTTGAAAGTTGACAAGAGTGTCAATAAGTTCAAGCCTGGTGTTGCTTTCGCTGTTTTGACATCAAATAATGGCAAAGAGACTGTG ACCTTACAACCGCCGCGATTCGGGAGAAGAAAAGCAGACCCAAAAAATGTAGCATCAATCATATTAGGCGGAGGTGCGGGGACTCAGCTATTTCCCCTTACCAGAAGGGCAGCAACTCCAGCT GTACCAGTTGGAGGGTGCTATAGGCTTATAGACATCCCGATGAGCAACTGCATCAATAGTGGAATAAACAAGATTTTTGTGTTGACGCAGTTCAACTCGGCTTCCCTGAACCGGCACCTTGCGCACACGTATTTCGGAAATGGTATTAACTTTGGAGATGGATTTGTGGAG GTTTTAGCTGCAACTCAAACGCCTGGGGAAGCAGGAATGAAATGGTTCCAAGGAACAGCAGATGCTGTGAGGCAATTCACATGGGTTTTTGAG GATGCCAAGAACAGGAGCATTGAGAATATTCTTATCTTGTCTGGAGATCATCTTTACCGAATGGATTATATGGACTTCGTGCAA CATCATGTTGATAGTAATGCTGATATTACAATTTCATGTGTTGCTGTGGGCGAAAG CCGTGCATCAGATTATGGACTGGTTAAAATAGACAGCAAGGGCCAAATTTCCCAATTCACTGAAAAACCGAAGGGTTCAGAATTGAGGGAAATG CAAGTGGATACGACTCATCTAGGGTTGTCTCCGCAAGATGCCTTGAAGTCTTCCTATATTGCATCAATGGGGGTCTATGTGTTTAAAACAGATATTTTATTGAAGCTTCTGAGGTGGAGGTATCCCACATCAAATGACTTTGGATCTGAGATCATTCCTGCAGCTGTAATGGAGCACAACGTCCAA GCATATATTTTCAAAGACTACTGGGAGGATATAGGAACCATTAAGTCATTTTATGAAGCTAACTTGGCCCTGGCTGAAGAg CCTCCTAAGTTTGAGTTTTATGACCCAAAGACACCCTTCTATACATCTCCTGGATTCCTACCACCAACCAAAATTGATAAATGCCGG ATTGTAGATGCAATAATTTCCCATGGATGTTTCTTGAGAGAATGCACTGTCCAACACTCTGTGGTCGGCGAACGCTCCCGTTTAGATTATGGCGTTGAGTTAAAG GATACCGTGATGCTTGGGGCAGACCACTACCAAACTGAAGCTGAAATTGCCTCTCTTCTGGCAGAGGGCAAAGTCCCAATTGGCGTAGGAAGGAACACAAAAATCAG GAACTGCATAATTGACAAGAATGCGAAGATAGGGAAAGATGTGATCATTACGAATAAAGAT GGTGTGCAAGAAGCAGACCGGGAAGAAAAAGGGTTCTACATTCGATCTGGAATCACGATTATATTGGAAAAGGCAACAATAGAGGATGGCACAGTTATATAA
- the LOC118039736 gene encoding small ribosomal subunit protein eS25 encodes MAPKKEKAPPPSSKPAKSGGGKQKKKKWSKGKQKEKVNNMVLFDQATYDKLLSEAPKYKLITPSVLSDRMRISGSLARKAIRELMARGSIRMVSSHASQQIYTRATNT; translated from the exons ATG GCACCGAAGAAGGAGAAGGCACCGCCACCATCATCGAAGCCAGCAAAATCAGGTGGAGggaagcaaaagaagaagaagtggagCAAGGGAAAGCAAAAGGAGAAAGTCAACAACATGGTTCTCTTTGATCAGGCTACTTATGATAAGCTTCTCTCTGAAGCTCCCAAGTACAAGCTTATCACCCCTTCTGTCCTCTCCGACCGTATGAGG ATTAGTGGATCACTTGCGAGGAAGGCAATTAGGGAACTGATGGCTAGAGGTTCTATTAGGATGGTCTCTTCTCATGCAAGCCAGCAGATTTACACCAGGGCAACCAACACCTAG
- the LOC118039737 gene encoding glucose-1-phosphate adenylyltransferase large subunit 1 isoform X2 gives MDSCCVALRANTHVEKTSKGGFNNGDKEFWGERIRGSFNNSVWDNQFAKSLKVDKSVNKFKPGVAFAVLTSNNGKETVTLQPPRFGRRKADPKNVASIILGGGAGTQLFPLTRRAATPAVPVGGCYRLIDIPMSNCINSGINKIFVLTQFNSASLNRHLAHTYFGNGINFGDGFVEVLAATQTPGEAGMKWFQGTADAVRQFTWVFEDAKNRSIENILILSGDHLYRMDYMDFVQHHVDSNADITISCVAVGESRASDYGLVKIDSKGQISQFTEKPKGSELREMQVDTTHLGLSPQDALKSSYIASMGVYVFKTDILLKLLRWRYPTSNDFGSEIIPAAVMEHNVQAYIFKDYWEDIGTIKSFYEANLALAEEPPKFEFYDPKTPFYTSPGFLPPTKIDKCRIVDAIISHGCFLRECTVQHSVVGERSRLDYGVELKDTVMLGADHYQTEAEIASLLAEGKVPIGVGRNTKIRNCIIDKNAKIGKDVIITNKDGVQEADREEKGFYIRSGITIILEKATIEDGTVI, from the exons ATGGATTCTTGCTGTGTGGCTTTGAGGGCTAATACTCATGTGGAAAAAACTAGCAAAGGTGGTTTTAACAATGGAGATAAAGAGTTTTGGGGTGAAAGGATCAGAGGGAGTTTCAATAACAGTGTTTGGGACAATCAGTTTGCAAAAAGCTTGAAAGTTGACAAGAGTGTCAATAAGTTCAAGCCTGGTGTTGCTTTCGCTGTTTTGACATCAAATAATGGCAAAGAGACTGTG ACCTTACAACCGCCGCGATTCGGGAGAAGAAAAGCAGACCCAAAAAATGTAGCATCAATCATATTAGGCGGAGGTGCGGGGACTCAGCTATTTCCCCTTACCAGAAGGGCAGCAACTCCAGCT GTACCAGTTGGAGGGTGCTATAGGCTTATAGACATCCCGATGAGCAACTGCATCAATAGTGGAATAAACAAGATTTTTGTGTTGACGCAGTTCAACTCGGCTTCCCTGAACCGGCACCTTGCGCACACGTATTTCGGAAATGGTATTAACTTTGGAGATGGATTTGTGGAG GTTTTAGCTGCAACTCAAACGCCTGGGGAAGCAGGAATGAAATGGTTCCAAGGAACAGCAGATGCTGTGAGGCAATTCACATGGGTTTTTGAG GATGCCAAGAACAGGAGCATTGAGAATATTCTTATCTTGTCTGGAGATCATCTTTACCGAATGGATTATATGGACTTCGTGCAA CATCATGTTGATAGTAATGCTGATATTACAATTTCATGTGTTGCTGTGGGCGAAAG CCGTGCATCAGATTATGGACTGGTTAAAATAGACAGCAAGGGCCAAATTTCCCAATTCACTGAAAAACCGAAGGGTTCAGAATTGAGGGAAATG CAAGTGGATACGACTCATCTAGGGTTGTCTCCGCAAGATGCCTTGAAGTCTTCCTATATTGCATCAATGGGGGTCTATGTGTTTAAAACAGATATTTTATTGAAGCTTCTGAGGTGGAGGTATCCCACATCAAATGACTTTGGATCTGAGATCATTCCTGCAGCTGTAATGGAGCACAACGTCCAA GCATATATTTTCAAAGACTACTGGGAGGATATAGGAACCATTAAGTCATTTTATGAAGCTAACTTGGCCCTGGCTGAAGAg CCTCCTAAGTTTGAGTTTTATGACCCAAAGACACCCTTCTATACATCTCCTGGATTCCTACCACCAACCAAAATTGATAAATGCCGG ATTGTAGATGCAATAATTTCCCATGGATGTTTCTTGAGAGAATGCACTGTCCAACACTCTGTGGTCGGCGAACGCTCCCGTTTAGATTATGGCGTTGAGTTAAAG GATACCGTGATGCTTGGGGCAGACCACTACCAAACTGAAGCTGAAATTGCCTCTCTTCTGGCAGAGGGCAAAGTCCCAATTGGCGTAGGAAGGAACACAAAAATCAG GAACTGCATAATTGACAAGAATGCGAAGATAGGGAAAGATGTGATCATTACGAATAAAGAT GGTGTGCAAGAAGCAGACCGGGAAGAAAAAGGGTTCTACATTCGATCTGGAATCACGATTATATTGGAAAAGGCAACAATAGAGGATGGCACAGTTATATAA
- the LOC118039734 gene encoding bifunctional dihydrofolate reductase-thymidylate synthase 1: MSGDSVANLSNGNANTQQPDPRKTYQVVVAATKDMGIGKDGKLPWKLPSDLKFFKDLTLTTMDSGKKNAVIMGRKTWESIPLGHRPLPGRLNVVLTRSGSFDIATAENVVICGSMGSALELLAASPYCLSIEKVFVIGGGQILRESLNAPGCDAIHITEIETDFDCDTFIPAIDTSVFQPWYSSFPKVENDIRHCFTTYVRVRSSTIESHSQNNGENSDGNSENSKFEVKKFSFLPKMVFERHEEYLYLRMVQDIISDGNLKDDRTGTGTLSKFGCQMRFNLRINFPLLTTKKVFWRGVVEELLWFISGSTSAKVLQEKGIHIWDGNASRDYLDSIGLKDREEGDLGPVYGFQWRHFGARYTDMHGDYTGQGFDQLLDVIDKIKNNPNDRRIIISAWNPSDLKLMALPPCHMFAQFYVANGELSCQMYQRSADMGLGVPFNIASYALLTCIIAHVCDLIPGDFVHVIGDAHVYHTHIRPLQEQLRKLPKPFPILKINSEKKDIDTFVAADFKLMGYDPHQKIEMKMAV; the protein is encoded by the exons ATGTCTGGGGATTCTGTGGCAAACCTTTCCAATGGAAATGCAAATACACAGCAGCCTGATCCGCGGAAGACTTACCAAGTGGTTGTGGCTGCGACTAAGGACATGGGTATTGGGAAAGATGGGAAGCTACCATGGAAATTGCCTTCGGATCTTAAGTTTTTTAAGGATTTGACCTTGACTACGATGGATTCTGGTAAGAAGAATGCGGTTATAATGGGAAGGAAGACATGGGAAAGTATTCCACTTGGGCACAGGCCTCTTCCTGGTCGGCTTAATGTTGTTTTGACACGTTCTGGGAGTTTTGATATTGCTACTGCTGAGAATGTAGTGATTTGTGGAAGCATGGGTTCTGCATTGGAGTTGTTGGCTGCGTCCCCTTATTGTTTGTCGATCGAGAAAGTGTTTGTTATTGGAGGTGGTCAGATATTAAG AGAATCTTTGAATGCGCCTGGATGTGATGCTATCCACATTACAGAAATTGAGACGGATTTTGATTGCGATACTTTTATCCCTGCAATTGATACCTCTGTATTTCAGCCCTGGTACTCTTCTTTTCCCAAGGTGGAAAATGACATACGACATTGCTTTACAACTTATGTTCGAGTGAGAAGTTCTACAATTGAATCCCATAGTCAAAACAATGGTGAGAACTCTGATGGTAATTCAGAAAATAGTAAATTTGAGGTAAAGAAGTTCTCATTCCTTCCCAAGATGGTATTTGAGAGACATGAGGAGTATTTATATCTCAGAATGGTTCAAGACATCATCTCGGATGGGAATTTGAAGGATGACAGGACAGGAACTGGTACTCTATCAAAATTTGGTTGCCAG ATGCGATTCAATCTGCGCATAAATTTTCCGCTTCTTACAACAAAG aaaGTATTTTGGCGAGGCGTTGTTGAAGAACTCCTGTGGTTCATCAGTGGTTCAACAAGCGCCAAG GTCCTTCAGGAAAAGGGCATTCACATATGGGATGGCAATGCATCCAGAGATTACCTTGACAG TATTGGGTTAAAGGACAGAGAGGAAGGTGACTTGGGACCTGTATATGGGTTCCAGTGGAGGCATTTTGGTGCtag GTATACTGATATGCATGGTGACTACACTGGCCAGGGATTTGACCAGTTGTTAGATGTTATTGACAAGATTAAGAATAATCCAAATGATCGTCGTATTATAATCTCAGCTTGGAATCCTTCTGATCTCAAATTGATGGCGCTTCCACCTTGCCACATGTTTGCTCAG TTCTATGTAGCCAATGGAGAATTATCATGCCAAATGTACCAGCGTTCTGCTGACATGGGCCTTGGTGTGCCCTTCAACATTGCATCTTATGCTCTCCTGACATGCATCATTGCTCATGTCTGTG ATCTCATTCCAGGCGATTTTGTTCATGTGATTGGTGATGCTCATGTTTATCACACTCATATCAGGCCTCTGCAGGAGCAGCTTCGGAAACTTCCAAAGCCTTTTCCA ATTTTGAAGATCAATTCTGAGAAGAAAGACATAGATACTTTTGTGGCAGCTGATTTTAAGCTCATGGGCTATGATCCTCACcagaaaattgaaatgaaaatggcGGTTTAG